The window AATGCGAGAGCATCCTCGCGCGAAACCACGTGGGGCGCCTGGCGTACTCGTGGAACGAGCACCTGGACATCGAGCCGCTCCACTACGTCTTCGACGGCGAGTGGCTGTACGGGCGCACGTCGCACGGGGCCAAGCTCACGGCGACCGGGGAGCTGTGGCGGCCCGTGGCGTTCGAGGTGGACGAGGTGGAGGGAATCTTCAGCTGGCGCAGCGTGGTCGTGCACGGCGGGCTCTACACGGTCACGGACGACGGGCCGGAGTGGCGCCAGGAGGCGTGGCGCACCGGGGTGGAGCTGCTCCGGTCGCTGATCCCGGAATCCTTTACCTCCGACGATCCCATGCCCGCGCGGTCCGTGATGTTCCGCATCGCGGCGCAGGACCTTACCGGGCGCGAGGCGACCCCCGCCCGTGGGGGGGCGCCGGTCTAGTCCGCACCGCTCCCGGGCCGTCCCCCTCGCCGGAATTTAGGCTGTTACTTCGGTCGGGGGGGTACGAGGAGGACGTTGCACGGCGCGCGCCGGGTTACCTCGGCGCTCACGCTCCCGAGCAGCGCACGCCCCACCAGGCCCCGGTTGCGGGTGGAAAGCA of the Longimicrobium sp. genome contains:
- a CDS encoding pyridoxamine 5'-phosphate oxidase family protein yields the protein MSSTPKPHIRSLSREECESILARNHVGRLAYSWNEHLDIEPLHYVFDGEWLYGRTSHGAKLTATGELWRPVAFEVDEVEGIFSWRSVVVHGGLYTVTDDGPEWRQEAWRTGVELLRSLIPESFTSDDPMPARSVMFRIAAQDLTGREATPARGGAPV